A genomic stretch from Chloroflexota bacterium includes:
- a CDS encoding sensor histidine kinase yields MTRDERRLELGIAMVPVLLALMTIVIIFDPRLAPATVNQPLDLVTSALGLLVAVAVAILGWVHFQEGNDPSALIRASAFLVLAAQNALLILVGVLGIDAAFGLSLEAPGQLPLWTVILTRGVAAGLLGVAGVAALRRWSSDGWPAALVLALPALLVTAVIVAAAAIQPSLPPLLDDTALAQLRSDPTSPLVEASSNGLIALQALIGLAMLAAAAFSYRVYRRDRRRVDAYLAVGFIVAAFSQVHAAIHPGSYASLVTTGDLLRVAFYGILLVAVAVETRQDVRDLHAANVELARLRDIAATQATAEERARLAREIHDGMAQQLWLARLKQGRLLTEGVLSDEALALAADVSSSIDSAMDEARQAILALRPAEGSTFVEVMASYVDEFSDRFGIPAERRIDPIVERLEPRAQAELLRIAQEALANARKHADPSRILVNIESTPDGLRLTVADNGRGFDLGVGGVKGYGLRSMRERAELIGASLAVESRPMDGTRVIVDVPLAPAAQ; encoded by the coding sequence GTGACGCGAGACGAACGGCGCCTGGAGCTCGGCATCGCGATGGTGCCGGTGCTGCTGGCCTTGATGACCATCGTCATCATCTTCGACCCGCGACTCGCGCCCGCCACCGTCAACCAGCCGCTCGATCTCGTGACCAGTGCCCTCGGCCTGCTGGTCGCTGTCGCCGTCGCGATCCTGGGCTGGGTCCATTTCCAGGAGGGGAACGACCCCTCCGCCCTCATCCGCGCCAGCGCGTTCCTGGTGCTGGCCGCCCAGAACGCCCTGCTCATCCTGGTCGGTGTTCTGGGCATCGACGCCGCCTTTGGACTCTCGCTGGAGGCACCCGGTCAGCTGCCGCTGTGGACCGTCATCCTGACTCGTGGCGTGGCCGCGGGCCTGCTGGGCGTCGCCGGCGTGGCCGCCTTGCGACGCTGGTCCTCCGACGGGTGGCCAGCTGCCCTGGTGCTGGCGCTGCCGGCGCTCCTCGTGACAGCGGTGATCGTGGCGGCGGCCGCGATCCAGCCATCGTTGCCGCCGCTGCTCGATGACACCGCCCTGGCGCAGCTGCGAAGCGATCCGACGTCGCCGCTGGTGGAAGCCAGCAGCAACGGCCTCATCGCGCTGCAGGCGCTCATCGGGCTGGCCATGCTGGCGGCCGCGGCGTTCAGCTACCGGGTCTACCGGCGCGACCGTCGCAGGGTGGATGCCTACCTGGCGGTCGGCTTCATCGTGGCCGCCTTCAGCCAGGTGCACGCGGCGATTCACCCCGGGTCATATGCGTCACTGGTGACCACCGGCGACCTGCTGCGCGTCGCCTTCTACGGGATCCTGCTGGTCGCCGTGGCGGTTGAGACGCGGCAGGATGTGCGCGACCTCCACGCGGCCAACGTGGAGCTGGCCCGCCTGCGCGACATCGCGGCGACGCAGGCCACCGCCGAGGAGCGCGCCCGCCTGGCGCGCGAGATCCATGACGGGATGGCGCAACAGCTGTGGCTGGCCAGGCTCAAGCAAGGTCGCCTGCTGACGGAGGGCGTCCTCTCGGATGAGGCGTTGGCGCTAGCAGCCGATGTTTCGAGCTCGATCGACTCGGCCATGGACGAGGCCCGCCAGGCGATCCTGGCTCTGCGGCCGGCCGAAGGGAGCACGTTCGTCGAGGTCATGGCGAGCTACGTCGACGAGTTCAGCGATCGCTTCGGGATTCCCGCCGAACGCCGCATCGACCCCATCGTCGAACGCCTTGAGCCACGCGCCCAAGCCGAGCTGCTGCGCATCGCGCAGGAGGCCCTGGCCAACGCCCGCAAGCACGCGGATCCCAGCCGCATCCTGGTCAACATCGAGTCCACCCCTGACGGGCTGCGGCTGACGGTGGCCGACAACGGGCGCGGCTTCGACCTCGGCGTCGGCGGCGTGAAGGGCTATGGTCTGCGAAGCATGCGCGAGCGCGCGGAACTGATCGGGGCCTCGCTGGCTGTCGAGTCGCGGCCGATGGACGGCACGCGGGTGATCGTCGACGTGCCGCTGGCACCGGCAGCCCAATGA